Proteins encoded together in one Bacteroides zoogleoformans window:
- a CDS encoding tetratricopeptide repeat-containing sensor histidine kinase: MKQVYFLLSILYMQAMTLPASAYSDHRNRKVDSLENVLRKAPPKDKVDCLRIYNDLAWGYLEINEQKSTYYADCGIALAQEVKDYRKLADLYRIKGMHHWGNSRYGQAKACFDKSLDVLGLMRKSGKYDERTIDDTESSIYGSMGNLYNTWGNDAKAIYYYLQALKLFQKHGWKESESIAYSCIAELYYGMGNLKRAETYLAKGIAAAKTTRDSLMLCNNYRGMAKIHMQHKQYEKAERLMDFVYRYTFSHPDEEGSSRGDCLLCMADIYLAKGDLKKAEQVIDLHETMNRDMHRSEASFECQKAQLAMLKGDWTKVCEQAKRALEEDGQAPEIGVAAAWLLAKAYAHMGEPAKAVSMMDKADSLRTRQANHAYQTSLAEQEVRFDSERKDIKIEQLVNARATYLMLFLAATLLVVLLIALFFYRRKANKRQKELLTARIIMETEVKERQMLAKDLHDGLGGMLSLLKLKIREQVTGEPLRILDKSIADLRRISHHMMPEELITHGLEVSLRDFAASVPGAQFHFFGERNHLQQDVELVLYRCAYELVNNVMKHAAAARIDIQLIQQSGSIILTVSDNGKGFDVSQETKGMGLQNIRARIARYQGRMEIISHMGEGTEINVTIPL; this comes from the coding sequence ATGAAGCAAGTTTATTTCTTACTTTCCATCCTGTACATGCAGGCTATGACATTGCCTGCATCGGCATATTCCGACCACCGTAATCGAAAGGTAGATTCGTTGGAAAACGTGCTGCGTAAGGCTCCGCCTAAGGACAAGGTGGATTGTCTGAGGATTTACAATGACCTGGCATGGGGGTATTTGGAGATTAACGAACAGAAATCGACTTATTATGCCGACTGCGGCATTGCGCTGGCACAAGAAGTGAAAGACTACCGTAAACTGGCGGATTTATATCGTATTAAGGGTATGCATCATTGGGGAAACTCACGTTATGGGCAGGCGAAGGCTTGCTTCGACAAGTCGCTTGATGTGTTAGGACTGATGCGCAAGAGTGGAAAGTATGACGAAAGGACGATAGACGACACTGAATCGTCCATTTACGGCAGCATGGGCAATCTCTATAATACGTGGGGAAACGACGCAAAGGCAATCTATTACTATCTTCAGGCTCTGAAGCTATTCCAGAAACATGGTTGGAAAGAGAGTGAATCGATAGCCTATAGCTGTATTGCCGAACTCTATTACGGCATGGGCAACCTCAAGCGGGCGGAGACCTATCTGGCCAAAGGTATTGCCGCAGCCAAGACGACCCGTGATTCACTGATGCTTTGTAATAACTATAGAGGTATGGCCAAGATTCATATGCAGCACAAGCAGTACGAAAAGGCCGAGCGGTTAATGGACTTCGTCTACCGCTATACCTTCAGTCATCCCGATGAGGAGGGCAGTTCACGTGGCGACTGCCTGCTCTGCATGGCCGATATCTATCTTGCCAAAGGCGACCTGAAAAAGGCCGAGCAAGTCATTGACCTGCATGAGACTATGAACCGCGATATGCACCGTTCCGAGGCTTCTTTCGAGTGTCAGAAGGCACAATTGGCCATGTTGAAAGGTGATTGGACAAAGGTTTGCGAACAGGCCAAGCGTGCTTTGGAAGAAGATGGGCAGGCACCTGAGATAGGGGTGGCGGCTGCATGGCTGTTGGCCAAAGCTTACGCTCATATGGGCGAGCCGGCTAAGGCGGTGAGCATGATGGACAAGGCCGACTCGCTTCGCACCCGGCAAGCCAATCATGCCTATCAAACTTCGCTTGCCGAGCAGGAAGTACGGTTCGACAGTGAACGCAAAGATATCAAGATTGAACAACTGGTGAATGCCCGTGCCACCTATCTGATGCTATTCCTTGCAGCAACGCTGTTGGTGGTATTACTCATCGCATTGTTTTTTTATCGCCGTAAAGCGAACAAGCGGCAGAAGGAGTTACTTACTGCTCGAATCATCATGGAGACAGAGGTGAAAGAACGGCAAATGTTGGCCAAGGACTTGCATGATGGACTTGGAGGTATGTTGTCACTTTTGAAGTTGAAGATCCGTGAACAAGTGACGGGTGAGCCGTTGCGGATATTGGATAAGTCGATTGCCGACCTGCGACGCATCTCTCATCACATGATGCCGGAAGAGTTAATCACCCATGGATTGGAAGTGTCGTTGCGTGATTTTGCCGCTTCAGTACCTGGTGCCCAATTTCACTTCTTCGGAGAGCGCAACCACCTGCAACAGGACGTAGAGTTAGTGCTCTACCGTTGTGCCTACGAACTGGTGAACAATGTCATGAAGCATGCCGCTGCCGCCCGCATTGACATTCAGCTTATTCAGCAGTCCGGAAGTATCATCCTCACAGTGAGCGACAACGGAAAGGGCTTTGATGTCTCACAAGAAACAAAGGGCATGGGATTGCAGAATATCCGAGCGCGCATCGCCCGTTACCAAGGTCGGATGGAAATTATCTCCCATATGGGAGAAGGAACGGAAATAAATGTAACAATACCGCTATGA
- a CDS encoding BAR domain-containing protein has product MMIKNILIVALACAALLVPAEADAQGFLKKLKQKAQQAVGLTADRQEESGENVEQTDGNNISVPSGSDIVPKRRTVTLNWDGIIKPSTASSASTLMSELPPLPTAEEMARSTMEERDTYFRHILSVVTRAVELEKNATGCSDAEIEVLRDKWERKVQELFGLTKTEMTILNDESVTEVQKKPIREKVMMKITGTNPGSMDLEKLEKMSEKEQEDYLKAHPEFIQQMQQIAMNTRNFSNQTKQMTQAFSSYEAKMGKLAQSHIRFVMHEENHSYESIAKKYAGKLEVIKQKICDTDNAIEIERLYDEADKLIYSYRLEAAKEYRASLQRQIDESKKYTTEMIRLSRKLVADGELPECVIGRMDMNAVINVGNLLKNAYDKLPAASFSLPVCSEVLYQLPEGWTFCSWECGYPVGRGATASDLPRIGVGGFGCEWPLLLERDTKDNGTEYAVWECGKIRKICEEELNNLNKQTDKRRKHQVKNGDTPVYGIYKSRSGKRTVEYSRSGELIFNGMMTFTPLVFSPQSDRLEWLMFDEDKVVKCTYKL; this is encoded by the coding sequence ATGATGATAAAGAACATATTAATCGTAGCATTGGCATGTGCGGCCTTGCTTGTGCCGGCAGAAGCCGATGCACAGGGCTTTTTGAAGAAACTGAAACAGAAAGCGCAGCAGGCTGTAGGACTCACAGCAGACCGACAAGAGGAAAGCGGAGAAAACGTGGAGCAGACAGATGGCAATAATATCAGTGTCCCCTCGGGAAGCGATATAGTGCCCAAACGCCGTACCGTGACCTTGAATTGGGATGGTATTATCAAGCCTAGCACCGCATCATCGGCATCAACACTGATGAGCGAACTTCCACCACTCCCCACGGCAGAGGAAATGGCTCGCAGCACCATGGAGGAACGTGATACCTATTTCCGGCACATCCTCTCGGTGGTGACTCGCGCTGTGGAATTGGAGAAGAATGCCACCGGATGCTCGGATGCAGAAATAGAAGTGTTGCGCGACAAGTGGGAACGCAAGGTGCAAGAGCTTTTCGGGCTGACTAAGACGGAAATGACAATATTGAATGACGAAAGTGTCACAGAAGTACAGAAGAAACCTATCCGGGAGAAAGTGATGATGAAAATCACCGGCACGAATCCGGGCAGTATGGATTTGGAAAAGCTTGAGAAAATGAGTGAAAAAGAGCAAGAGGATTACCTCAAAGCACATCCAGAGTTTATCCAACAAATGCAGCAAATAGCTATGAATACACGTAACTTCAGCAACCAGACAAAGCAGATGACACAGGCATTCAGCAGTTACGAAGCAAAGATGGGTAAGCTGGCGCAGAGCCATATCCGCTTTGTCATGCATGAGGAAAACCACAGCTACGAGAGCATCGCCAAAAAGTATGCCGGCAAACTGGAGGTCATCAAGCAGAAGATTTGCGACACAGATAACGCTATCGAGATCGAGCGGCTCTACGACGAGGCCGACAAACTAATCTACAGCTACCGCTTAGAGGCCGCCAAGGAATATCGCGCCTCACTGCAACGGCAGATTGACGAAAGCAAGAAGTATACCACTGAAATGATACGTCTCAGCAGAAAATTGGTGGCCGATGGTGAATTACCCGAATGTGTCATAGGTCGTATGGATATGAATGCCGTTATCAATGTGGGAAACCTGCTGAAAAATGCCTACGACAAACTACCGGCCGCATCGTTCTCGCTGCCCGTATGCTCTGAGGTTCTGTACCAGCTGCCGGAAGGCTGGACATTCTGCTCTTGGGAATGTGGCTACCCGGTGGGCCGTGGCGCAACTGCTTCCGATTTGCCAAGGATAGGTGTCGGTGGCTTCGGATGCGAATGGCCGCTGCTGCTTGAACGTGACACAAAGGACAATGGGACAGAATATGCCGTTTGGGAGTGTGGAAAGATAAGAAAAATCTGCGAGGAAGAACTCAACAACCTCAACAAGCAGACCGACAAACGACGCAAGCATCAGGTGAAGAATGGCGATACTCCGGTCTACGGCATCTACAAGAGCCGAAGCGGAAAGCGCACGGTGGAATACAGCCGGTCAGGTGAACTGATTTTCAACGGTATGATGACCTTCACCCCACTTGTCTTCTCACCCCAATCAGACCGTTTGGAATGGCTCATGTTCGATGAGGATAAGGTTGTGAAATGTACTTACAAACTATAG
- a CDS encoding OmpA family protein, whose protein sequence is MKQSIRLVLVILLLGVGGMSAHAQFGGLLNKVKQKVKDKVEQKVDRTIDQTIDSAEEKVDNTVKGETKEKEKGSHGDAGDTIETDVSVTQSKSDFVQGAVVLFEDNFSGEQVGEFPSKWDLDGGSMEVAQIGDRKVAKFTQNGTLFPLMKKNQYNYLPEEFTIEWDVYIANKGEDMNHELRLMSREADINTHNNRCAYVEIWYRPDDQAARVTWNCQKPTQGSTYGKQDLSGKLKTGWHHFAISFNKRAFKLYLDGQRLCNVPNMLAPKYMEYESTNSEGYPYSCISNVRIGQGAVALYDRNAGDIDKAMAEAGKFVTNNILFDIGKATLKPESMAELQKVADYMKKNPTVRFEVQGHTDNQGSDKINDSLSQRRAETIVKALAGMGVNDFNLKAVGKGSHEPVADNSTAEGRAKNRRVEFIKK, encoded by the coding sequence ATGAAACAAAGTATCCGTTTAGTACTTGTCATCCTCCTATTGGGAGTAGGCGGCATGAGTGCCCACGCACAGTTTGGTGGACTGCTCAACAAAGTGAAGCAGAAAGTAAAGGACAAGGTGGAACAAAAGGTGGACCGCACCATAGACCAGACCATTGACAGTGCGGAAGAAAAAGTGGACAATACCGTGAAAGGTGAGACGAAAGAAAAAGAAAAAGGTTCTCATGGCGATGCTGGTGACACGATAGAAACAGATGTTTCCGTAACCCAGAGCAAGAGCGACTTTGTACAGGGTGCCGTAGTGCTCTTCGAGGATAACTTTTCGGGCGAGCAAGTCGGTGAGTTCCCCAGCAAGTGGGATTTGGACGGCGGTTCAATGGAAGTTGCCCAAATAGGCGACCGCAAGGTGGCCAAGTTCACGCAGAACGGCACCCTCTTCCCATTGATGAAGAAGAACCAGTACAACTACCTGCCCGAGGAGTTCACCATCGAATGGGATGTCTATATCGCCAATAAAGGCGAGGACATGAACCATGAACTTCGGCTGATGAGCAGGGAAGCAGACATCAATACGCACAACAACCGTTGCGCATACGTCGAAATTTGGTATCGCCCGGATGACCAAGCGGCAAGAGTGACCTGGAACTGCCAGAAACCAACACAGGGCAGCACTTATGGAAAGCAGGATCTGTCTGGAAAGTTGAAGACTGGTTGGCATCATTTCGCTATCTCTTTCAACAAGCGAGCTTTCAAGCTATATCTCGATGGACAACGTCTCTGCAACGTGCCGAATATGCTCGCTCCTAAGTATATGGAATACGAGAGCACCAACAGCGAGGGTTATCCCTATTCGTGCATCAGCAATGTGCGCATCGGACAGGGAGCGGTGGCTCTTTACGACCGCAATGCCGGCGACATTGACAAGGCAATGGCAGAGGCAGGCAAGTTCGTCACCAACAATATCCTCTTCGACATAGGCAAAGCAACGCTCAAACCCGAGTCGATGGCAGAGCTACAGAAGGTGGCCGACTACATGAAGAAGAACCCGACCGTGCGCTTTGAGGTGCAGGGACACACCGACAACCAAGGGTCTGACAAAATCAACGACTCGCTCTCGCAGCGGCGTGCCGAGACCATCGTCAAGGCACTGGCCGGAATGGGCGTGAACGACTTCAACCTGAAAGCCGTGGGCAAAGGCTCGCATGAGCCGGTGGCCGACAACTCGACGGCAGAGGGCCGCGCCAAGAACCGCCGTGTAGAGTTCATTAAGAAATAA
- a CDS encoding IS110 family RNA-guided transposase, translating to MKRVQSNTLDFSGQNIYVGIDVHLKSWSVAILSEHSVLNRFSQIPEPEALHKYLVSNYPGANYFSVYEAGFCGFWIHEKLMDLGITNIVVNPADVPTMSKEKLRKTDAVDCNKLARELRSGSLVGIYVPKADVLEMRSLIRMRNLIVKDSTRAKNRIKSLLRFHGVDIPEEFTRCSIGCWSKRFLTWLHSLELSTEYGKKTLELHLEQFVRLRKMLLQETRAIREISRNAPFERPIRLLTSVPGIGVTTAATLMVELDGIVRFRNEDHLASFIGLVPMCHSSGESNGTGDITVRRHFMLRCLLVEAAWIAIRKDPAMTVAYTEYRKRMNPQKSIIKIARRLVNRIYYVLKHEKEYIPCVVK from the coding sequence ATGAAACGTGTACAAAGTAACACATTAGATTTCAGTGGTCAAAATATTTATGTAGGAATTGATGTCCACCTGAAGAGTTGGTCGGTTGCAATTTTATCAGAGCATAGTGTTCTGAATCGATTCAGCCAAATTCCGGAACCGGAAGCATTGCACAAGTATCTTGTCAGCAATTATCCGGGCGCCAATTACTTCTCTGTGTATGAAGCCGGATTCTGCGGCTTTTGGATACACGAGAAACTGATGGATTTAGGAATAACCAACATCGTGGTCAATCCAGCCGACGTTCCGACCATGAGTAAGGAAAAACTTCGTAAGACGGATGCCGTGGATTGTAACAAGCTGGCTCGTGAATTACGTTCCGGTTCGCTGGTAGGAATATACGTTCCCAAGGCGGATGTCCTGGAAATGCGCTCTTTGATAAGGATGAGAAACCTGATTGTAAAAGACAGCACCCGTGCGAAGAACCGCATCAAGTCATTGCTTCGTTTTCATGGAGTGGATATACCCGAAGAGTTTACCCGATGCTCGATAGGATGTTGGTCAAAACGTTTCCTGACTTGGCTTCATTCTCTCGAACTCTCAACAGAGTATGGCAAGAAGACTTTGGAACTGCACCTGGAGCAGTTCGTGCGTTTGCGTAAGATGCTTCTTCAGGAAACACGTGCCATCCGTGAGATATCACGTAACGCACCTTTTGAGAGGCCGATACGTCTTCTGACTTCTGTTCCCGGAATAGGCGTTACTACAGCTGCTACCCTGATGGTTGAACTTGACGGTATAGTCCGTTTCAGGAATGAGGACCATCTGGCTTCCTTCATCGGTCTGGTACCCATGTGCCATTCGAGTGGTGAGAGTAACGGCACAGGAGATATAACGGTACGTCGCCATTTCATGCTCCGCTGCCTGTTGGTGGAAGCTGCATGGATTGCAATCCGTAAGGATCCTGCAATGACTGTAGCCTATACGGAATACCGTAAACGTATGAATCCCCAGAAGTCAATCATAAAGATTGCCAGACGGCTTGTAAACAGAATATATTATGTACTCAAACATGAAAAGGAATATATACCGTGTGTTGTCAAATGA
- a CDS encoding response regulator: protein MNYKIDVNIADDHTMLTEGLVEAINSYDKVHVSRTFATLEQCRRTLSVRMPDVLLLDISMPDGSGIDFCREVVAAYSSVKVIAISSHDEYSIIQKMMSSGAHGYVLKNISVPELVAAVISVYHGEPYVCEEVKGIMAKGASEEIYLTEVERKILRLLCEGLTNAEIADRIYLSHETVNWYRKRLLSKFNVKNTAALVAVALKQLLI from the coding sequence ATGAACTATAAAATAGATGTCAATATCGCTGACGATCATACGATGCTTACCGAAGGATTAGTAGAAGCCATCAATTCCTATGATAAAGTGCATGTCAGTCGCACCTTTGCCACCTTGGAGCAGTGTAGGCGGACACTCTCCGTCCGCATGCCTGACGTATTATTACTCGATATATCCATGCCCGACGGTAGCGGAATCGATTTCTGTCGTGAGGTTGTTGCGGCATATTCTTCTGTGAAGGTCATAGCTATCAGCAGCCACGATGAATACTCTATTATTCAGAAAATGATGAGTAGCGGGGCTCATGGCTACGTGTTGAAAAATATCTCCGTACCAGAGCTTGTTGCTGCTGTTATCAGTGTTTATCACGGAGAGCCGTATGTCTGCGAGGAGGTGAAGGGCATCATGGCTAAAGGTGCTTCAGAGGAAATCTACCTTACTGAGGTGGAAAGGAAGATACTCCGGCTTCTCTGCGAGGGATTGACGAATGCCGAAATAGCAGACAGAATTTACTTGAGTCATGAAACTGTCAATTGGTATCGCAAACGGCTGCTCTCGAAATTCAATGTCAAGAACACAGCAGCCTTAGTTGCTGTCGCACTGAAGCAGTTGCTGATTTGA
- a CDS encoding phosphohydrolase, whose amino-acid sequence MDYFSGHLSAVAAMGRTWQEQVVGYLHDASEDCPYTVDEVLDLLDTELEPPLPDVEREDLATVLRLLNHHIVPDRETYIHLIGANALTTAVKLHDLTHNMDLSRLPNPTKKDFARVERYKKEYEYLSNPSK is encoded by the coding sequence ATGGATTATTTCAGCGGGCATCTATCTGCTGTCGCTGCAATGGGAAGAACTTGGCAGGAACAAGTGGTTGGGTATCTCCATGATGCGAGTGAGGACTGCCCATATACTGTGGACGAAGTATTGGATTTATTGGACACCGAATTGGAACCCCCATTACCCGACGTGGAGAGAGAAGATCTTGCAACAGTTCTTCGATTGCTCAATCACCATATAGTTCCTGATAGAGAAACGTATATTCATCTTATAGGGGCTAATGCTCTTACAACGGCAGTAAAGTTGCATGACCTTACTCACAATATGGATTTGTCTCGTTTACCTAATCCCACAAAGAAAGATTTTGCACGAGTGGAGCGATACAAAAAGGAGTATGAGTACTTGAGCAATCCATCGAAATAA
- a CDS encoding virulence RhuM family protein, with amino-acid sequence MESNIILYTNDNGDVSIQVRYEDGTFWLTQKRMTELFNVNVSTINEHLKSIFSTEELSEEGTIRKFRIVQNEGTRQVAREVTFYPLDAIIAVGYRVNSEQATRFRKWATQVLNSFITKGYVLDKNRLKQGERFGHDYFKDLLEDIREIRASERRFYQKITDIYALSIDYDKQAPETKLFFASVQNKLHWAISGQTAAEIIYDKADANQPHMGLTTWRHAPDGKVMKSDVTIVKNYLDQKHMTAINRLVSAYLDLAEDRAEQEIPMTMRDWSILLDGFLTVAGRPLLESPGSISALEAKLKAEQEYEVFRQKQDAEYISDFDEEIKRLKGES; translated from the coding sequence ATGGAGAGCAACATAATACTATATACTAACGACAATGGCGATGTAAGCATCCAAGTGCGTTATGAGGACGGCACTTTTTGGCTTACACAGAAACGCATGACTGAACTATTCAATGTGAATGTTAGCACCATTAACGAACACTTGAAAAGTATATTTAGCACAGAAGAGCTATCGGAAGAAGGAACTATTCGGAAATTCCGAATAGTTCAGAACGAGGGCACTCGCCAAGTGGCACGTGAGGTAACATTCTACCCCTTGGACGCAATTATCGCTGTGGGGTATCGTGTCAATTCGGAACAAGCCACACGTTTTCGGAAGTGGGCAACACAAGTACTCAATTCGTTCATTACCAAAGGCTATGTGCTTGATAAAAACCGTTTGAAGCAAGGTGAACGGTTCGGGCATGACTATTTTAAGGATTTACTTGAAGATATTCGTGAGATACGTGCCAGCGAACGACGCTTCTATCAAAAGATTACGGATATTTATGCTCTGTCGATTGACTACGATAAGCAAGCGCCGGAGACAAAGCTTTTCTTTGCATCAGTGCAAAACAAGTTGCATTGGGCTATTTCTGGACAGACGGCAGCAGAGATTATCTATGATAAGGCTGATGCGAATCAGCCCCATATGGGACTGACCACATGGAGACACGCGCCAGACGGGAAAGTGATGAAGTCTGATGTTACAATAGTCAAGAATTATCTCGACCAAAAGCACATGACGGCTATCAACCGCCTTGTATCTGCTTATCTTGACTTGGCAGAAGATCGCGCCGAGCAGGAGATTCCTATGACTATGCGCGATTGGAGTATTTTACTTGATGGATTTCTGACAGTAGCCGGGCGCCCTCTGCTTGAAAGTCCAGGAAGCATTTCCGCATTGGAGGCAAAATTGAAAGCAGAGCAAGAGTATGAGGTCTTTCGCCAAAAACAAGATGCAGAGTATATTTCAGATTTCGATGAAGAAATAAAGCGACTAAAAGGAGAATCTTAA
- a CDS encoding outer membrane beta-barrel protein — protein MKLFSRLPLRQMHKKIFIIGIMVWGLGLISAYSSVHERTVSSSYSGIEKDTLLKEVLLDEVVIIGRRKLIDVRRDTTFINTHNLRVHKGAKLEDLIKKIPGMDFDKESRLLSFNGKLLNGVNINGQTFMGNDIAAALENLPADAIELLQLYNMLSEMEKMTGVSNGSEDFVLNIKTKNTYNGSLSGSLTAEHGNHGRRRDEAQANMFNANGENISIIARSDNLGNMNALKGNFQNMLSGNIVKKMGKKITLNGSVSVNSFHNASESDDYDEQYLSSGTKHQESSSLVSGKNHNDFANFSMSYKIDEKTLLNVNANGSRGRTASQTDNKTELYEKNSAILPLTSGMLQVSSTSKAANYNLSADFTRRLNNSGTSVSLTAAINGNSTRTESVSLSQTRYHRLKNTAGNDSLLVRNLYQETPSNQHNGHISLLLTQPVDKHLRLQAGYGVLYRKTGNSLDSYDHIAQTKQRIDSLSNESKLTTTGQELTLRMDYKGNSWHITGGIVIELQRRNISRKIFSASIDTTVKATEYKPDFSAKRRKGKMAIEFKYNGNSTQPSIHSLLTSGDISNPLSIRIGNPHLKASYRQQFGVNLEENKTGLTLSGNFRNTFNDFAEEVLYNNKTGARTYRTVNIHGNWLAEGMLQWQKLLGKFLVSARARASIQNSVGLFNENAQTEATKSRTRTTGNNINLKCSYQPQWGYIELSGGWQTYRSHNLPTDTHLETSDYNIGISGSIELPYNIEARSDAGCYLRRGTYATSADDQWLWNLAVSWSFLKKKQAMLSFSWNDILNRRNNLVRSITAYSYHESYRPQIRSYVLLSLKYNFNLTRTRKNHPHK, from the coding sequence ATGAAACTTTTTTCCCGTTTACCTTTGCGGCAAATGCATAAAAAGATATTTATAATAGGTATCATGGTGTGGGGACTCGGGCTGATTTCCGCATATTCCTCCGTGCATGAACGCACTGTGAGTTCCTCTTATTCGGGCATTGAAAAAGATACGCTGCTCAAGGAAGTTTTGCTCGACGAAGTCGTTATCATCGGACGGCGCAAACTTATCGACGTGAGGCGGGACACCACTTTTATCAACACCCACAACCTGCGAGTACATAAGGGGGCGAAGCTGGAAGACCTCATCAAGAAGATTCCTGGAATGGATTTTGACAAGGAGAGCAGACTGCTCTCCTTCAATGGAAAACTGCTTAATGGAGTCAACATCAACGGTCAAACATTTATGGGCAACGACATCGCAGCCGCATTGGAAAATCTGCCAGCCGACGCCATAGAGCTGCTGCAACTCTACAACATGCTTTCGGAGATGGAAAAGATGACAGGAGTAAGCAACGGATCGGAAGATTTCGTCTTGAACATAAAAACCAAAAACACATACAACGGAAGCCTCTCCGGTTCGTTGACCGCCGAACACGGAAACCACGGCAGGCGGCGGGACGAAGCGCAGGCCAACATGTTCAACGCCAATGGCGAAAACATCTCTATCATAGCTCGTAGCGATAACCTTGGCAACATGAACGCCCTGAAAGGGAATTTCCAGAATATGCTGTCGGGCAACATCGTGAAGAAGATGGGTAAGAAGATTACATTAAACGGAAGCGTGTCCGTCAACTCTTTCCACAACGCAAGCGAGAGCGACGACTACGACGAGCAATACCTCTCATCGGGCACGAAGCACCAAGAATCATCCTCATTGGTGTCCGGAAAGAATCATAATGACTTTGCCAACTTTTCCATGAGTTATAAAATCGACGAGAAAACCCTTTTGAATGTCAATGCCAACGGAAGCCGCGGACGAACGGCCAGTCAAACCGATAACAAGACGGAGCTGTACGAAAAGAATTCTGCCATACTTCCCCTGACCTCCGGCATGCTGCAAGTCAGCTCCACGAGCAAGGCAGCAAACTATAACCTGTCGGCCGATTTTACCCGCCGTTTGAATAACTCCGGAACCTCCGTCAGCCTGACGGCAGCCATCAACGGAAATTCAACCCGAACGGAAAGCGTCAGTCTGTCGCAAACCCGATACCATCGGTTGAAAAACACGGCGGGCAACGATTCTTTGCTTGTGCGCAACCTATATCAAGAAACGCCCTCCAATCAGCATAATGGTCATATTTCCCTGCTTCTTACGCAACCTGTCGATAAACATTTACGCTTGCAAGCCGGCTATGGGGTGCTATACAGAAAGACAGGCAACAGCCTCGACAGCTACGACCACATTGCGCAAACAAAACAACGCATAGACAGCTTGAGCAATGAAAGCAAACTCACCACAACGGGGCAGGAACTTACGCTGAGGATGGACTATAAAGGCAACTCATGGCACATTACCGGCGGCATTGTAATCGAACTGCAACGACGAAACATAAGCCGGAAAATTTTTTCCGCATCCATAGACACAACCGTCAAGGCAACGGAATACAAACCGGACTTCAGCGCCAAACGGCGAAAGGGCAAAATGGCGATAGAGTTCAAATATAACGGAAACAGTACACAACCCTCCATACACTCGCTTCTCACATCGGGCGACATAAGTAATCCGTTATCCATAAGGATAGGCAATCCCCATTTAAAAGCCTCCTACCGGCAACAGTTCGGAGTCAATCTGGAAGAAAACAAAACCGGATTGACGCTTTCCGGTAATTTCCGGAATACGTTCAACGATTTCGCCGAGGAGGTGCTGTACAACAATAAGACGGGGGCACGCACTTACCGCACAGTCAATATCCACGGCAACTGGCTGGCAGAGGGCATGCTGCAATGGCAGAAACTGTTGGGGAAATTCCTTGTCTCGGCAAGAGCAAGGGCTTCTATTCAGAACTCGGTCGGCCTTTTCAATGAAAATGCTCAAACGGAAGCAACCAAAAGCAGGACGCGCACCACGGGAAACAATATCAACCTGAAATGTAGTTACCAGCCGCAGTGGGGATACATCGAACTGAGCGGAGGATGGCAGACGTACCGTTCGCATAACCTCCCGACTGATACGCATCTCGAAACCAGTGATTATAACATAGGCATAAGCGGCAGTATAGAGTTGCCCTATAATATAGAAGCCAGAAGCGATGCCGGCTGCTATTTGCGACGCGGCACCTATGCTACGAGCGCCGACGACCAATGGCTGTGGAATCTGGCCGTTTCGTGGAGCTTCCTCAAAAAGAAGCAGGCAATGCTTTCTTTCAGTTGGAACGACATTCTGAACAGACGAAACAACCTTGTCCGCTCTATAACCGCCTACAGCTATCACGAATCCTATCGCCCGCAAATCAGAAGCTACGTGCTTCTATCCCTTAAATATAATTTTAATCTTACCAGAACCCGGAAGAATCATCCCCATAAATAA